One Thauera sp. K11 DNA window includes the following coding sequences:
- a CDS encoding alpha-hydroxy acid oxidase, whose translation MNERPSVIPALHHIPPGIQCAQDYEALADRFIPAPAHAYIAGGSGQEATLRANLAAFDGIGIAPRLLRDVTAGHTRVKLLGRELRHPVLLAPVAFQTLAHPGGEIETARAADATDSCLVASTLSSFPLEDIARATRGDKWFQLYFQPRRESTLDLVRRAEAAGFGALVVTVDASVQSPSLRARRAGFRMPDDVRPANLQHHVQPGQVTLSGGQSLIFQGLMSEAPTWDDLAWIMGQTALPVLVKGVLHADDAHALQAMGVAGLVVSNHGGRTLDGIPASLKALPRIREAVGAGYPLLLDSGIRGGSDIFKALALGADAVMIGRLQVYALAVAGALGVAHLVKLLREELELCMALAGCPTPADITPAFIER comes from the coding sequence ATGAATGAGCGTCCTTCCGTCATTCCGGCCCTGCACCACATCCCGCCCGGGATCCAGTGCGCGCAGGACTACGAAGCCCTCGCCGACCGCTTCATCCCCGCCCCCGCGCACGCCTACATCGCCGGCGGCAGCGGGCAGGAAGCGACGCTGCGCGCCAATCTCGCGGCCTTCGACGGCATCGGCATCGCGCCGCGCCTGCTGCGCGACGTCACCGCCGGCCACACCCGCGTGAAGCTGCTCGGGCGCGAACTGCGCCACCCGGTGCTGCTGGCGCCGGTCGCCTTCCAGACGCTGGCGCATCCGGGCGGCGAAATCGAGACCGCGCGCGCGGCCGACGCCACCGATTCCTGTCTGGTCGCCAGCACGCTGTCGTCCTTTCCGCTGGAAGACATCGCCCGCGCCACGCGCGGCGACAAGTGGTTCCAGCTCTATTTCCAGCCGCGCCGCGAAAGCACGCTCGACCTCGTGCGGCGCGCGGAAGCGGCCGGCTTCGGTGCCCTGGTCGTCACCGTGGATGCGTCGGTGCAAAGCCCCAGCCTGCGCGCGCGCCGCGCGGGCTTTCGCATGCCCGACGACGTGCGGCCGGCCAATCTGCAGCACCACGTCCAGCCCGGCCAGGTGACGCTGTCGGGCGGGCAGAGCCTGATCTTCCAGGGCCTGATGAGCGAAGCCCCCACCTGGGACGACCTCGCCTGGATCATGGGCCAGACCGCGCTGCCGGTGCTGGTCAAGGGCGTGCTGCATGCGGACGACGCGCACGCGCTGCAGGCCATGGGTGTGGCCGGCCTGGTGGTGTCCAACCACGGCGGGCGCACGCTGGACGGCATCCCCGCCAGCCTGAAGGCGCTGCCGCGCATCCGCGAAGCGGTCGGCGCAGGCTATCCGCTGCTGCTCGACAGCGGCATCCGCGGCGGCAGCGACATCTTCAAGGCCCTGGCGCTGGGCGCCGACGCGGTGATGATCGGCCGCCTGCAGGTCTATGCGCTGGCGGTGGCCGGCGCGCTCGGCGTCGCCCACCTCGTCAAGCTGCTGCGCGAAGAACTGGAACTGTGCATGGCCCTGGCGGGCTGCCCCACGCCGGCCGACATCACGCCGGCCTTCATCGAACGTTGA
- a CDS encoding cytochrome-c peroxidase, whose amino-acid sequence MMKTKAVVSALALLAGLASADLARAASDEPIQPISPPQNINLGMVELGKKLYFDPRLSKSGFISCNSCHNLSMGGTDNIPTSIGDKWQQGPINAPTVLNSSLNVAQFWDGRAADLKAQAGGPIANPGEMAFTHTLALDVLESIPAYVREFKQVFGKDRIDIDQVTLAIAEFEKTLVTPNSRFDQWLLGRQDALTADEMAGYGLFKESGCVACHNGVAVGGNSFQKMGLVEPYKASSPAEGRSAVTGKDADRFNFKVPTLRNVEMTYPYFHDGAANTLTEAVDTMGRLQLGKKFTKDENARIVAFLKTLTGEQPSFTLPVLPPSSDTTPRPKPFDKK is encoded by the coding sequence ATGATGAAAACGAAAGCGGTGGTTTCCGCCCTCGCCCTGCTTGCCGGCCTCGCCTCCGCGGATCTGGCTCGGGCCGCCTCCGACGAGCCGATCCAGCCGATCAGCCCGCCGCAGAACATCAACCTCGGGATGGTGGAACTGGGCAAGAAGCTGTACTTCGATCCGCGCCTGTCGAAGTCGGGCTTCATCTCCTGTAACTCCTGTCACAACCTGTCGATGGGCGGCACCGACAACATCCCGACCTCGATCGGCGACAAGTGGCAGCAGGGCCCGATCAACGCCCCCACGGTGCTCAACTCCAGCCTGAACGTGGCGCAGTTCTGGGACGGCCGCGCGGCCGACCTGAAGGCGCAGGCCGGCGGCCCGATCGCCAACCCGGGCGAGATGGCCTTCACCCACACGCTGGCGCTGGACGTGCTCGAATCGATCCCGGCCTACGTGCGTGAATTCAAGCAGGTCTTCGGCAAGGACAGGATCGACATCGACCAGGTGACGCTGGCCATCGCCGAGTTCGAGAAGACGCTGGTGACGCCCAATTCGCGCTTCGACCAGTGGCTGCTGGGCAGACAGGACGCGCTCACCGCCGACGAGATGGCCGGCTACGGGCTGTTCAAGGAGTCGGGCTGCGTGGCCTGCCACAACGGGGTGGCGGTGGGCGGCAACTCGTTCCAGAAGATGGGCCTGGTCGAGCCGTACAAGGCCAGCAGCCCGGCCGAGGGCCGTTCGGCGGTGACGGGCAAGGACGCCGACCGCTTCAACTTCAAGGTGCCGACGCTGCGCAACGTGGAAATGACCTACCCGTACTTCCACGACGGCGCCGCCAACACGCTGACCGAGGCCGTCGACACCATGGGCCGCCTGCAACTGGGCAAGAAATTCACGAAGGACGAGAACGCCAGGATCGTCGCCTTCCTGAAGACGCTGACCGGCGAGCAGCCCAGCTTCACGCTGCCGGTGCTGCCGCCGTCCTCGGACACGACGCCGCGTCCCAAGCCTTTCGACAAGAAGTGA
- a CDS encoding Fe2+-dependent dioxygenase, whose amino-acid sequence MLISIENVLGKDEVARFRQGLEAAEWQDGLQTAGTLASAVKRNLQIADGSELAMSLGNHILRKLGSMPEFISAALPLRIYPPKFNCYRDGGTYGAHVDSALMQVPGTSLTVRTDLSATLFLSEPDEYEGGELQIEGPFGVQAVKLDAGDMVLYPSSSLHLVSPVTRGARIASFFWIQSMVQDEGERTLLYDLDRSIQGLTAAGLQGTPDLLQLTGVYHNLLRRWAST is encoded by the coding sequence ATGTTGATCTCGATTGAAAACGTCCTCGGCAAGGACGAAGTCGCACGGTTCAGGCAAGGGCTGGAGGCGGCCGAATGGCAGGACGGCCTGCAGACCGCCGGCACGCTGGCCAGCGCGGTCAAGCGCAACCTGCAGATCGCCGACGGCTCGGAGCTGGCCATGAGCCTGGGCAACCACATCCTGCGCAAGCTCGGCAGCATGCCGGAATTCATCTCCGCCGCACTGCCGCTGCGCATCTATCCACCCAAGTTCAACTGCTACCGCGACGGCGGCACCTATGGTGCGCACGTCGACAGCGCGCTGATGCAGGTGCCCGGCACCAGCCTCACCGTGCGCACCGACCTGTCGGCGACGCTGTTCCTGTCCGAGCCGGACGAATACGAAGGCGGCGAACTGCAGATCGAAGGGCCGTTCGGCGTGCAGGCGGTCAAGCTCGATGCCGGCGACATGGTGTTGTACCCATCGTCCAGCCTGCACCTGGTGAGCCCGGTGACGCGGGGCGCACGCATCGCCTCCTTCTTCTGGATCCAGAGCATGGTGCAGGACGAAGGCGAACGCACCCTGCTGTACGACCTGGACCGCTCCATCCAGGGCCTGACCGCCGCAGGCCTGCAGGGCACGCCCGACCTGCTGCAGCTCACCGGCGTGTATCACAACCTGCTGCGGCGCTGGGCCAGCACCTGA
- a CDS encoding ABC transporter ATP-binding protein translates to MSMDDALDVRRTGPDGTHSGAATGGAASPSAATCPPPSAGLRVAGLRHAYGRDEVLADIGFEVRSGESVALVGPSGCGKTTLLHLCADLLAVQAGEVENRFAATAFMFQQARLLPWKTALDNIALGLKATGMARRARHERAHALALRLGLAARDLDKFPHQLSGGMQSRVALARALVLEPDLLLLDEPFSALDVGLKEELYRLLLDHQAARGTAVLMITHDLMEAVRLSHAILVMAPAPGRIVGRFELARPAALRDESWVYRHTAELLQTPELRTGFGLPPPAMPACRPVTDGWQSAPDLRPLAPAVPAGPAARTGRCGA, encoded by the coding sequence ATGAGCATGGACGATGCGCTGGACGTGCGGCGGACCGGGCCGGATGGAACGCACTCCGGCGCGGCGACGGGCGGCGCGGCCTCTCCGTCCGCCGCGACCTGTCCGCCGCCATCCGCCGGCTTGCGGGTGGCGGGCCTGCGCCATGCCTATGGCCGCGACGAAGTGCTGGCGGACATCGGCTTCGAGGTGCGCAGCGGCGAATCGGTGGCGCTGGTGGGGCCGTCCGGCTGCGGCAAGACCACGCTGCTGCATCTGTGCGCGGATCTGCTCGCGGTGCAGGCGGGCGAGGTGGAAAACCGCTTCGCCGCCACCGCCTTCATGTTCCAGCAGGCGCGGCTGCTGCCGTGGAAGACCGCGCTCGACAACATCGCGCTCGGCCTCAAGGCCACCGGCATGGCGCGGCGCGCGCGGCACGAGCGCGCGCATGCGCTGGCGCTGCGCCTGGGGCTGGCGGCGCGCGATCTCGACAAGTTCCCGCACCAGCTTTCGGGCGGCATGCAAAGCCGCGTGGCGCTGGCGCGCGCGCTGGTGCTCGAACCCGACCTGCTGCTGCTCGACGAACCGTTCTCGGCGCTGGACGTGGGATTGAAGGAAGAGCTGTACCGCCTGCTGCTGGACCATCAGGCGGCGCGCGGCACCGCGGTGCTGATGATCACGCACGATCTGATGGAGGCGGTGCGCCTGTCGCACGCCATCCTCGTCATGGCGCCGGCGCCGGGGCGCATCGTGGGCCGCTTCGAACTCGCCCGCCCGGCCGCCCTGCGCGACGAATCCTGGGTGTACCGGCACACCGCCGAACTGCTGCAGACGCCCGAGCTGCGCACCGGCTTCGGACTGCCGCCGCCGGCGATGCCGGCATGCAGGCCGGTCACCGACGGCTGGCAATCCGCGCCGGATCTGCGGCCACTGGCGCCGGCCGTGCCGGCAGGCCCGGCTGCGCGGACCGGCAGGTGTGGCGCATGA
- a CDS encoding NnrS family protein has translation MNGRSTTGVFARMAAQPLFMCGFRPFFLAAAVYGAVLLPLWLGYLGAGLALPAVPGGPVVWHAHELMFGFGLAAVAGFVLTAVPEFTATAPFGRGTTLGLALLWLAARLAFWSSGSLGAAGQWLAALLDAGFAAALPLAVARRLWRDPARRHRGFLWGLAAMAATVAGFQADVLRGLYPMRWLVAAVGVMMVLIVVAMSRISMRIVNDALDAQRRRRDAEDGEADDLPAYRARPPRRNLAIFAISLCTAGGLLAIPPAVAGWLALAAAAAVLNLLNDWHVGRALLSRWAFLLYMVYWLMALGYGLLGLAQLGAPVAAGAGLHVLTVGAMGLSILAVLCIAGRTHAGLPLDGRPWVMLAAAAIGVAAAVRAAAGMTGLPAGWPLPLLAAGGTAWALAWGLAAARLAGVFVRARSDGGSGCEEASAAAGDVLSP, from the coding sequence GTGAACGGCCGATCGACCACCGGCGTGTTCGCGCGCATGGCGGCGCAGCCGCTGTTCATGTGCGGCTTCCGGCCGTTCTTCCTCGCCGCGGCCGTGTATGGCGCGGTGCTGCTGCCGCTCTGGCTGGGGTATCTCGGTGCCGGCCTGGCCTTGCCCGCGGTACCCGGCGGGCCGGTGGTGTGGCATGCGCACGAACTGATGTTCGGCTTCGGGCTCGCCGCGGTGGCCGGCTTCGTGTTGACCGCGGTGCCGGAATTCACCGCCACCGCGCCTTTCGGCCGTGGCACGACGCTCGGCCTGGCGCTGCTGTGGCTGGCGGCGCGGCTGGCGTTCTGGTCGTCGGGCAGCCTGGGCGCGGCGGGGCAGTGGCTGGCGGCGCTGCTGGATGCCGGTTTTGCCGCCGCGTTGCCGCTCGCGGTGGCAAGGCGCCTGTGGCGCGACCCCGCGCGGCGCCACCGCGGCTTCCTGTGGGGGCTGGCGGCGATGGCGGCCACGGTGGCGGGCTTCCAGGCCGACGTGCTGCGCGGCCTGTATCCGATGCGCTGGCTGGTGGCGGCGGTGGGCGTGATGATGGTGCTGATCGTCGTGGCGATGAGCCGCATCTCGATGCGCATCGTCAACGACGCGCTGGATGCGCAGCGCCGCCGCCGCGACGCGGAGGACGGGGAGGCCGACGATCTCCCCGCCTACCGCGCGCGGCCGCCGCGGCGCAACCTGGCGATCTTCGCCATTTCGCTATGCACCGCCGGCGGCCTGCTGGCGATACCGCCGGCCGTTGCCGGCTGGCTCGCGCTCGCCGCGGCGGCGGCGGTGCTGAACCTGCTCAACGACTGGCACGTCGGCCGCGCCCTGCTGTCGCGCTGGGCCTTCCTGCTGTACATGGTGTATTGGCTGATGGCGCTGGGCTACGGGCTGCTCGGCCTGGCGCAGCTCGGCGCGCCGGTCGCCGCCGGCGCCGGCCTGCATGTGCTGACGGTGGGCGCGATGGGCCTGTCCATCCTCGCCGTGCTGTGCATCGCCGGCCGCACCCATGCCGGGCTGCCGCTCGACGGGCGGCCGTGGGTGATGCTCGCCGCGGCGGCGATCGGCGTTGCCGCCGCCGTGCGCGCCGCGGCCGGCATGACGGGCCTGCCCGCCGGCTGGCCGCTGCCCTTGCTTGCCGCCGGTGGGACGGCCTGGGCGCTGGCCTGGGGGCTGGCCGCGGCGCGCCTGGCGGGCGTCTTCGTGCGCGCGCGCAGCGATGGCGGGAGCGGGTGCGAGGAGGCATCCGCCGCTGCCGGGGATGTCCTTTCGCCTTGA
- a CDS encoding ABC transporter permease, with protein sequence MKLLRAWLGGLPAYLWSGWGALASLFLLLAAWEAVSLVHGPLVLPDPRAAFAALFDLMRSGAAWPELAATARRALAGYALSVAAGSTLGLAAGLSATASTMARPLVTVLMGTPPIAWLVLALLWFGAGDGTPVFTVFAAAFPVIFVGALQGARTLDNQLRTMAAAFRLPRRMMFADVYLPHVASYLFPAWIAALGTAWKVVVMAELLATQDGVGAALAVTRAHLDTTATMAWIVAVVGLLLALEYLVLEPVKREIERWREQGA encoded by the coding sequence ATGAAGCTGCTGCGCGCCTGGCTGGGCGGCCTGCCCGCCTACCTGTGGAGCGGCTGGGGCGCGCTCGCCAGCCTGTTCCTGCTGCTGGCCGCATGGGAGGCGGTGAGCCTCGTCCATGGCCCGCTGGTGCTGCCGGACCCGCGCGCGGCCTTCGCCGCGCTGTTCGATCTCATGCGGAGCGGCGCGGCCTGGCCCGAACTGGCCGCCACCGCGCGCCGCGCGCTGGCCGGCTATGCGCTGTCGGTAGCGGCCGGCAGCACGCTGGGGCTGGCCGCCGGCCTCTCCGCCACCGCCTCGACGATGGCGCGCCCGCTCGTCACCGTGCTGATGGGCACGCCGCCCATCGCCTGGCTGGTGCTGGCGCTGCTGTGGTTCGGCGCCGGCGACGGCACGCCGGTATTCACCGTATTCGCCGCGGCCTTTCCGGTGATCTTCGTCGGTGCGCTGCAGGGCGCGCGCACGCTGGACAACCAGTTGCGCACCATGGCCGCGGCCTTCCGCCTGCCGCGCCGCATGATGTTCGCCGACGTCTATCTGCCGCACGTGGCGTCCTACCTGTTTCCGGCCTGGATCGCCGCGCTCGGTACCGCGTGGAAGGTGGTGGTGATGGCCGAGTTGCTCGCCACCCAGGACGGCGTCGGCGCGGCGCTGGCGGTGACGCGCGCGCACCTGGACACCACCGCGACGATGGCCTGGATCGTGGCGGTGGTCGGCTTGCTGCTGGCGCTGGAGTACCTGGTGCTGGAGCCGGTCAAGCGCGAGATCGAGCGCTGGCGCGAGCAGGGGGCATGA
- a CDS encoding TonB-dependent siderophore receptor, producing the protein MKNPKAKRPASLRSKPAASARTMAKTSLALGISTAMIMPATAMSAENETVLEATKIVDTVIDPNPNAEPNVPYKARTSGDDRHVKPLAETPQTITVITSKQLEDSGTTDLRDILQAQPGITLGTGENGNAFGDRYIIRGQEARSDVFVDGLRDPGMTVRESFATEQVEITKGASSTFAGRGSTGGAVNSITKQATTDLDFAKLSAGFGTDEFRRYTFDGNRVISDTMAVRLNLLDAYREVPDRSPADRDREGAALSFLWKPVDKLDVVADYYHLKGADKPDLGDYINGATGKIVKTRPYLQDEDFLKSTIDTYTLRVGYQFTPDVRLENLTRYGTTRNGYLMTGYRGTTLSTHQGWQDVNYFANALNLHVKQDIAGMKHQFVFGAEYSDHSVTNGLYVNTLTGTTSFPTATPIANGVWRPNTDRLLNRAVGKGPWDSDWNVKTLSLSAMDTVDLTDKWTVFGGLRYDRFDYSNTVASNAVNPLTRSEITYKLDDGLWNGHLGVTYKFLPYANVYANYSTASDFNGGESDVGASCDYGGICVPSVGTASDRVRIFAGSKPEKTQNFELGTKWDLMGGKLLATAALFRTEKSDVMETTSATNYNDIGTINTGKYRIQGLELGLSGKLTDKLMLQAGYAVMKAKILESQNRANVGETLSNFPEQTASLLLSYEATPSFTFGGGLTHSSKKYSGTPEGVAATNLKVPEYTVFDLFAAYKITKQLNARLNVINVTDEDYYTAAYRSGSFTYKGDGRNVRLTLDYNF; encoded by the coding sequence CGACACCGTCATCGACCCGAACCCGAACGCCGAACCCAACGTTCCGTACAAGGCCAGGACGTCCGGTGACGACCGCCACGTCAAGCCGCTGGCCGAGACGCCGCAGACCATCACGGTGATCACCTCCAAGCAGCTCGAGGACAGCGGCACCACCGACCTGCGCGACATCCTGCAGGCGCAGCCGGGCATCACGCTGGGCACCGGCGAGAACGGCAACGCTTTCGGCGACCGCTACATCATCCGCGGCCAGGAAGCCCGCAGCGACGTGTTCGTCGACGGCCTGCGCGACCCCGGCATGACGGTGCGCGAGAGCTTCGCCACCGAGCAGGTCGAGATCACCAAGGGCGCCAGCTCCACCTTCGCCGGCCGCGGCTCCACCGGCGGCGCGGTGAACTCCATCACCAAGCAGGCCACCACCGACCTCGACTTCGCCAAGCTGTCGGCCGGCTTCGGTACCGACGAGTTCCGCCGCTACACCTTCGACGGCAACCGCGTGATCTCCGACACGATGGCCGTGCGCCTGAACCTGCTCGACGCCTACCGCGAAGTGCCCGACCGCTCGCCGGCCGACCGCGACCGCGAAGGCGCCGCGCTGTCCTTCCTGTGGAAGCCGGTCGACAAGCTCGACGTGGTCGCCGACTACTATCACCTGAAGGGGGCGGACAAGCCCGACCTGGGCGACTACATCAACGGCGCTACCGGCAAGATCGTCAAGACGCGGCCCTACCTGCAGGACGAGGATTTCCTGAAGTCCACGATCGACACCTACACGCTGCGCGTCGGCTACCAGTTCACGCCCGACGTGCGCCTGGAAAACCTGACCCGCTACGGCACCACCCGCAACGGCTACCTCATGACCGGCTATCGCGGCACCACCCTCAGCACCCACCAGGGCTGGCAGGACGTGAATTACTTCGCCAACGCGCTGAACCTGCATGTGAAGCAGGACATCGCCGGCATGAAGCACCAGTTCGTGTTCGGCGCGGAATACTCCGACCACAGCGTGACGAACGGCCTGTACGTCAACACCCTCACCGGCACGACGAGCTTTCCCACGGCCACTCCGATTGCCAACGGCGTGTGGCGGCCGAACACCGATCGCCTCCTGAACCGCGCCGTCGGCAAGGGCCCGTGGGACTCCGACTGGAACGTCAAGACCCTGTCGCTGTCGGCCATGGACACCGTTGACCTGACCGACAAGTGGACCGTCTTCGGCGGCCTGCGCTACGACCGCTTCGACTACAGCAACACCGTCGCCAGCAACGCGGTCAATCCGCTCACCCGTTCCGAAATCACCTACAAGCTCGACGACGGCCTGTGGAACGGCCACCTCGGCGTGACCTACAAGTTCCTGCCCTACGCCAACGTCTACGCCAACTACAGCACGGCGAGCGACTTCAACGGCGGCGAATCCGACGTCGGCGCGAGTTGCGACTACGGCGGCATCTGCGTGCCCAGCGTCGGCACCGCCTCGGACCGCGTGCGCATCTTCGCCGGCAGCAAGCCCGAGAAGACGCAGAACTTCGAGCTGGGCACGAAGTGGGATCTGATGGGCGGCAAGCTGCTGGCCACCGCCGCGCTGTTCCGCACGGAGAAGAGCGACGTGATGGAGACCACCAGCGCCACCAACTACAACGACATCGGCACCATCAACACCGGCAAGTACCGCATCCAGGGCCTGGAACTGGGCCTCTCCGGCAAGCTGACCGACAAGCTGATGCTGCAGGCCGGCTACGCGGTGATGAAGGCGAAGATCCTCGAATCGCAGAACCGGGCGAACGTCGGCGAAACGCTGAGCAACTTCCCCGAGCAGACCGCCTCGCTGCTGCTGAGCTACGAAGCCACGCCCAGCTTCACCTTCGGTGGCGGGCTGACCCACTCCAGCAAGAAGTACTCCGGCACGCCGGAAGGTGTCGCGGCAACCAATCTGAAGGTGCCCGAATACACGGTGTTCGACCTGTTCGCGGCCTACAAGATCACCAAGCAGCTCAACGCGCGCCTGAACGTGATCAACGTGACCGACGAGGACTACTACACCGCGGCGTACCGCTCCGGCTCCTTCACCTACAAGGGCGACGGCCGCAACGTGCGCCTGACCCTCGACTACAACTTCTGA
- a CDS encoding ABC transporter substrate-binding protein yields MCACHRRLLPAGTSAGLAAPARLPPQGTAMRRDGMHAPAPAFAWMRVLLHVCVVLALAVVSGAAGAARLPKLVLAGPAAAVSNPLIRMVDSGALADVAERVEFVPWRDPDQLRVMALDGGADVLAMPTNVAANLYNRGARLRLLNVSTWGILWLVSRDPALKTIADLRGKELALPFRGDMPDIVFGLLAERQGLDPRKDLRLRYVASPVDAMQLLVMRRVDHALLAEPAVSMALRKTGSFPLSVVAPELHRSIDLQTEWGRVFQREARIPQAGIAVMGALRERPDLAARIEAEYARALAWCRDHAAECGRGVAARVDALSAEAVADSIAVSRMEAVPARAARGELEFLFGELLRKNPALVGGKLPDDAFYGVGPAASP; encoded by the coding sequence ATGTGCGCCTGCCATCGCCGCCTGCTCCCGGCCGGCACCAGCGCCGGCCTGGCCGCCCCCGCGCGCCTGCCGCCGCAGGGCACGGCCATGCGCCGGGACGGTATGCATGCGCCGGCTCCCGCATTCGCCTGGATGCGCGTCCTGCTGCATGTCTGCGTAGTGCTGGCGCTGGCCGTCGTTTCCGGCGCGGCCGGCGCCGCCAGGCTGCCGAAGCTGGTGCTGGCGGGCCCGGCCGCCGCGGTGTCGAACCCGCTGATCCGCATGGTCGATTCCGGCGCGCTCGCGGACGTCGCCGAGCGCGTCGAATTCGTGCCGTGGCGCGACCCCGACCAGTTGCGCGTGATGGCGCTCGACGGCGGCGCCGACGTGCTGGCGATGCCCACCAACGTCGCCGCCAACCTCTACAACCGCGGCGCCAGGCTGCGCCTGCTCAACGTCTCCACCTGGGGCATCCTGTGGCTGGTGTCGCGCGACCCGGCGCTGAAGACGATCGCCGACCTGCGCGGCAAGGAACTGGCGCTGCCGTTCCGCGGCGACATGCCCGACATCGTGTTCGGCCTGCTGGCCGAACGGCAGGGCCTGGACCCGCGCAAGGACCTGCGCCTGCGCTACGTCGCGAGCCCGGTCGATGCGATGCAGTTGCTGGTGATGCGGCGGGTGGACCATGCGCTGCTGGCCGAGCCGGCGGTGTCGATGGCGCTGCGCAAGACGGGCTCCTTCCCGCTCAGCGTGGTGGCGCCGGAACTGCATCGCAGCATCGACTTGCAGACCGAATGGGGGCGGGTTTTCCAGCGCGAGGCGCGCATTCCGCAGGCGGGCATCGCGGTGATGGGCGCGCTGCGCGAGCGGCCCGATCTGGCCGCGCGCATCGAAGCCGAGTACGCCCGCGCGCTGGCCTGGTGCCGCGACCACGCCGCCGAATGCGGCCGCGGCGTGGCGGCGCGGGTGGATGCGCTGAGCGCCGAGGCGGTGGCCGATTCGATCGCGGTGAGCCGCATGGAGGCGGTGCCCGCGCGCGCGGCACGCGGCGAACTGGAATTCCTGTTCGGCGAACTGCTGCGCAAGAACCCGGCACTGGTCGGCGGCAAGCTGCCCGACGACGCGTTCTACGGCGTCGGGCCCGCCGCGTCCCCATGA